The Mesomycoplasma ovipneumoniae genome window below encodes:
- a CDS encoding ABC transporter ATP-binding protein, producing MSLSFFSKAKKVERQTKALKIIKETESENLSAKQLKLIRWANDTPRVKVGKIQDANLPGSIIDFKNVSKYYLFGSVVTKVFADISFSIAEGDFAILNGKSGSGKSTILNLMSGLDRATEGDIIVDSVNLAYLKNSELTKFRRQKVSFIFQSYNLLGNINGYDNVQVGAYLQGDKTKLLDIQDLFSEFELDDIKFKFPSQMSGGQQQRISILRALVKNAKIIFADEPTGALDENNTNIVLRILKYINKKYKTTIVMVSHDPQMEPLADLIIKINNGKLTTKRQKSLSFEEFLQAKQKTA from the coding sequence ATGTCATTAAGTTTTTTTTCAAAGGCAAAAAAAGTTGAAAGACAAACAAAAGCCTTAAAAATAATTAAAGAAACTGAGTCAGAAAATTTATCAGCAAAGCAATTAAAATTAATTCGCTGAGCAAATGATACTCCACGAGTTAAAGTTGGTAAAATTCAAGATGCTAACTTACCTGGTTCGATAATAGATTTTAAAAATGTATCAAAATATTATCTTTTTGGCTCTGTTGTTACAAAAGTTTTTGCAGATATTAGTTTTAGTATCGCCGAGGGTGATTTTGCTATTTTAAATGGTAAATCCGGATCAGGAAAGTCAACAATATTGAATTTAATGTCAGGTCTTGATAGGGCAACTGAGGGTGATATAATTGTTGACTCGGTTAATTTAGCCTATCTTAAAAATTCAGAGCTTACAAAATTCCGTCGTCAAAAAGTTTCATTTATTTTTCAATCATATAATCTTCTAGGAAATATAAATGGATATGATAATGTTCAAGTTGGGGCTTATCTTCAAGGTGATAAAACAAAACTTTTAGACATCCAGGATTTATTTTCTGAATTTGAACTAGATGATATAAAATTTAAATTCCCATCACAAATGTCCGGTGGTCAACAACAGCGAATTTCAATATTAAGAGCGCTTGTTAAAAATGCAAAAATAATTTTTGCCGATGAGCCAACTGGTGCTCTTGATGAAAATAACACAAATATTGTTTTAAGAATTCTTAAATATATTAATAAAAAATATAAAACAACAATTGTCATGGTTTCTCATGATCCCCAAATGGAACCTCTGGCCGATTTAATTATCAAAATAAATAACGGAAAACTGACAACAAAACGCCAAAAATCTCTCTCTTTTGAAGAATTTCTGCAAGCAAAACAAAAAACTGCCTAA
- a CDS encoding RluA family pseudouridine synthase: MHKNQIINLIYDSEPIRIDVLVAKLTNSSRAIAQNLILNKKVLIDNIATSKKNLLVKSGQSIMIINDYTSPQPSLKAAKIDFEIIFEDEDILLINKPKNLVVHPGVGNWDGTLVNGVINFLKNNLSDLDKVRPGIIHRLDKDTSGLILVAKNAKSHSYFTDQLAKREIQRFYKAIVVGKIPHKFIKINLPIARDSKNPLKKTVSYFNSKQAITNVELIKHFVYKNQNFSLIKCQLETGRTHQIRLHLAHIGFPVYGDPIYGTKVDNLGQRLHAYKLIFRHIDGKELEFSTDLPKEFMIAFNEKI; this comes from the coding sequence ATGCACAAAAATCAAATAATTAATCTTATTTATGATTCAGAACCGATAAGAATTGATGTTTTAGTTGCTAAATTGACTAATTCTTCACGGGCTATTGCTCAAAATTTAATTTTAAATAAAAAAGTGTTAATTGATAATATTGCAACTTCTAAAAAAAATTTACTTGTAAAATCAGGCCAAAGTATTATGATCATAAATGATTATACAAGTCCACAACCATCATTAAAAGCTGCTAAAATTGATTTTGAAATTATTTTTGAAGATGAAGATATTCTTTTAATCAATAAGCCAAAAAATTTAGTTGTTCATCCTGGTGTTGGTAATTGAGACGGAACACTTGTAAATGGAGTTATTAATTTTTTAAAAAATAATCTCAGTGATCTTGATAAAGTTCGACCAGGAATTATCCATCGACTTGATAAAGATACAAGCGGTCTTATTTTAGTAGCTAAAAATGCAAAATCCCATTCATATTTTACCGATCAATTGGCAAAAAGGGAAATTCAAAGATTTTATAAAGCAATAGTAGTTGGAAAAATACCTCATAAATTTATTAAAATAAATTTGCCAATTGCTCGTGATTCTAAAAATCCGTTAAAAAAGACAGTTAGTTATTTTAATTCCAAACAAGCAATAACTAATGTTGAATTAATTAAGCATTTTGTTTATAAAAACCAAAATTTTAGCCTAATAAAATGCCAACTTGAGACTGGCAGAACTCACCAAATTCGCTTACATCTTGCTCATATAGGTTTTCCAGTTTATGGCGATCCAATTTATGGAACTAAGGTTGATAATTTAGGCCAAAGATTGCATGCTTACAAATTAATTTTTAGACATATTGACGGAAAAGAACTTGAATTTAGCACTGATTTACCAAAGGAATTTATGATCGCTTTTAATGAAAAAATCTAA
- the metK gene encoding methionine adenosyltransferase: MKISKISVAESVGKGHPDKICDQIADSILDKLLAQDENSRVAIEVMASNRLIIIGGEISTTGYVDFIRTAWEILFEIGYTENDFTIISNVNNQSKEISSLVNRSQNSLGAGDQSIVYGFATNETKNFMPLGQSLAHSLVQKAEFYRKNGQFLEALADMKSQVEVVYDQNNQPKITKMLMSIQHLKNYDQNRFRDFVLNKIMIPTAKDYDLNSDFKSFINQAGEFTIGGPIGDSGLTGRKIIIDSYGDAAHHGGGAFSGKDYTKVDRSGAYIARYIAKNLVAANLADEIEIQLSYQIGSEFPDLVNITYVKNPKFSTDQISQIIRDVFDLRLANLVSQLGLSKPIYQNLAVYGHFGRDDLNLSFEKTDYVEKIHQYLSKQNWKN, encoded by the coding sequence ATGAAAATATCAAAAATTTCAGTCGCAGAATCTGTTGGAAAAGGTCATCCTGATAAAATTTGTGACCAAATTGCTGACTCAATTCTTGACAAACTTTTAGCTCAAGATGAAAACTCGCGGGTTGCAATTGAAGTGATGGCTTCAAATCGACTTATTATTATCGGCGGTGAAATTTCGACTACTGGCTATGTTGATTTTATCAGAACTGCTTGGGAAATTTTGTTTGAAATTGGCTATACCGAAAATGATTTTACAATAATTTCTAATGTAAATAACCAGTCAAAGGAAATTTCTAGTCTTGTAAATCGTTCTCAAAATAGCCTTGGCGCTGGTGATCAGTCGATTGTTTATGGTTTTGCCACTAATGAGACTAAAAATTTTATGCCTCTTGGTCAAAGTCTTGCCCACTCTTTGGTTCAAAAAGCTGAATTTTACCGTAAAAATGGTCAGTTTTTAGAAGCCCTTGCTGACATGAAATCTCAAGTTGAAGTTGTTTATGATCAAAACAACCAGCCAAAAATAACTAAAATGTTAATGTCAATTCAGCATTTAAAAAATTATGACCAAAACCGCTTCCGCGATTTTGTATTAAATAAAATTATGATACCAACTGCCAAAGACTATGATCTAAACTCTGATTTTAAAAGTTTCATTAATCAAGCTGGTGAATTTACAATCGGAGGCCCAATTGGTGATAGTGGTCTTACTGGGCGAAAAATAATTATTGATTCCTACGGAGATGCAGCTCACCATGGCGGTGGAGCTTTTAGTGGAAAAGACTATACAAAAGTTGATCGAAGTGGGGCTTATATTGCCCGTTATATTGCAAAAAATCTAGTTGCCGCTAATTTAGCAGATGAAATTGAAATTCAACTCTCATACCAAATTGGCTCTGAATTTCCTGATTTAGTTAATATTACTTATGTTAAAAACCCTAAATTTAGCACAGATCAAATTAGTCAAATTATTAGAGATGTTTTTGATCTTCGACTTGCTAATTTAGTTAGTCAACTTGGATTGTCAAAGCCAATTTACCAAAATCTTGCTGTTTATGGACATTTTGGGCGCGATGATCTTAATCTTAGTTTTGAAAAGACTGATTATGTTGAAAAAATTCACCAATATTTATCAAAGCAAAACTGAAAAAATTAG
- a CDS encoding FMN-dependent NADH-azoreductase, with translation MNILVLKSSVNEKKGSYSSTLSDLFVKFYREFNPQDQIEVLDLNKFDIANINLTEKNFEDGSFYQKAQAEFWIGKLKKVDKVVFSTSMTNFNYSATTKNFFDAITIPNQTFSLNKETGEYHGLLDNIKNVQILTAQGAPIGWYPFGNHTALIKQIFEFLGAKIVSSPFVLAGTKVAPANQLSISDFVEQHRDEIKKLAQNF, from the coding sequence ATGAATATTCTAGTTTTAAAGTCATCAGTTAATGAAAAAAAAGGATCATATTCTTCGACTCTTTCAGATCTTTTCGTTAAATTTTACCGCGAATTTAATCCTCAGGATCAAATTGAAGTTCTTGATCTAAATAAATTCGATATTGCTAACATTAATTTAACAGAAAAAAATTTTGAAGATGGTAGTTTTTACCAAAAAGCACAAGCAGAGTTTTGAATTGGTAAATTAAAAAAGGTAGATAAAGTTGTTTTTTCAACTTCAATGACAAATTTTAACTATTCAGCCACAACCAAAAACTTTTTTGATGCAATTACAATCCCAAATCAAACCTTTAGTCTCAATAAAGAAACTGGCGAATATCACGGATTATTAGATAATATCAAAAATGTACAAATTCTTACAGCCCAAGGAGCCCCAATTGGTTGATATCCATTTGGAAATCATACTGCCTTAATTAAACAAATTTTTGAATTTTTAGGTGCTAAAATTGTCTCAAGCCCTTTTGTTCTTGCGGGAACAAAAGTAGCGCCGGCAAATCAACTATCAATTAGCGATTTTGTTGAGCAACATCGCGATGAAATTAAAAAATTAGCGCAAAATTTTTAA
- the rpmE gene encoding 50S ribosomal protein L31, whose translation MKKNIHPVQHDLALTCSTCNSEFTIKTVVDKFTIDICSGCHPQFTGDRSLSRTTGRIERFRRMAAKAQKNPVKK comes from the coding sequence ATGAAAAAAAATATCCATCCTGTTCAACACGATTTAGCTCTAACTTGTTCAACTTGTAATTCAGAATTTACTATTAAAACAGTAGTTGATAAATTTACAATTGATATTTGTTCTGGTTGTCATCCTCAGTTTACTGGCGATAGATCACTTAGTCGAACTACCGGAAGAATTGAAAGATTTCGCCGAATGGCAGCAAAAGCGCAAAAAAATCCTGTAAAAAAATAG
- a CDS encoding FMN-dependent NADH-azoreductase yields MAEVLYIKSHLNQNSTSNNVAKLFIEHYKEQNPNAIISEFDLNDYKVGQVSLNSENFSSFWKEVDADFWIEKLKQTKKVIISSPIINWGYSAQIKNFFDAVCLADRTFSYKYSKKGGAIGLLDNIENVQIILSSHSKQEELPSPNPAETIIGTFNFLGAKKINNPLIIEQSYKYKENGFDESLVSQIKETAKSF; encoded by the coding sequence ATGGCAGAGGTCTTATATATAAAGTCACATTTAAATCAAAATTCAACTTCTAACAATGTTGCAAAACTTTTTATTGAACATTATAAAGAGCAAAATCCTAATGCAATTATTAGTGAATTTGATCTTAATGATTATAAAGTCGGACAAGTTTCCCTAAATTCAGAAAATTTTTCAAGCTTTTGAAAAGAAGTTGATGCTGATTTTTGAATTGAAAAACTAAAACAAACCAAAAAAGTAATTATTTCATCACCGATAATAAATTGAGGCTATTCAGCCCAAATTAAAAATTTTTTTGATGCAGTTTGTCTTGCTGATCGTACATTTTCTTATAAATATTCAAAAAAAGGTGGAGCAATTGGTCTTCTTGATAATATTGAAAATGTCCAAATTATATTAAGTTCGCATTCAAAACAAGAAGAACTACCAAGTCCAAATCCAGCTGAGACAATCATTGGTACTTTTAATTTTCTTGGTGCTAAAAAAATTAATAATCCACTTATTATTGAACAGTCTTATAAATATAAAGAAAATGGTTTTGATGAGAGTCTTGTAAGTCAAATCAAAGAGACAGCTAAAAGTTTTTAA
- a CDS encoding Dps family protein, producing MITKLNKLQANLTVLYTNLKNFHWNLQDVDFLVIHKYTDKLAKKTIEFVDEVAEKIRSLGQVAISSFDEISQNSDLEIFNSKIWTSDIVLEKIGKQIKLILEVCKNIQQDESNFEIQHLIFPLIDELVLYYHKELWIIHAQKSNN from the coding sequence ATGATTACAAAATTAAATAAATTACAAGCAAATCTAACTGTTTTGTATACTAATTTGAAAAATTTTCATTGAAACCTACAAGATGTAGATTTTTTAGTTATTCATAAATATACAGACAAATTAGCAAAAAAAACAATTGAATTTGTTGACGAAGTCGCTGAAAAAATCCGTTCATTAGGACAAGTTGCAATTTCAAGTTTTGATGAAATTAGTCAAAATTCAGATTTAGAAATATTTAATTCAAAAATTTGAACTTCTGATATAGTTCTTGAAAAAATTGGCAAACAAATCAAGCTAATTCTTGAAGTTTGCAAAAATATCCAACAAGACGAGTCAAATTTTGAAATTCAACATTTAATTTTCCCGTTAATTGATGAACTTGTTCTTTACTATCATAAAGAACTTTGAATAATTCATGCACAAAAATCAAATAATTAA